Proteins from one Telopea speciosissima isolate NSW1024214 ecotype Mountain lineage chromosome 1, Tspe_v1, whole genome shotgun sequence genomic window:
- the LOC122650094 gene encoding uncharacterized protein LOC122650094, translated as MSDTEPTDEVEIKKFENNLKAMNALNSALTNTELAKVMDCKTAKQLWDRLKVIEDHDDIDNLALDVLQGKLKAYEMRTGKGKGKVEDKELAFKVMKNMRIEENSDIELDSDDEAEANFVRKLTRGKGKYQGKVPFKCFRCGDIGHYATSCPQKKNFKGNGDEDNNNNKEKFNGKKKFTKRRFPKKKVFISKESDDSSSDSKIDEDSDSDISECLFMAYEINKDENQPSEETEKMKAIVDLQGELEEALEKLDTEKKKNKKLVKVCMKQEKELESLKDSQTTLNDLETQLAFKVTHCNKLAQENEVLQSQIKEYEDKINNYELMWVELSELKQKVKKFDENGVSQDIQFTQSQPNESSQILEKIINNQRPASMKSSLGYVHMESSGNNEQLTKNLKKMDFVKESNSTDARGKASHARTTCKFNSKQVFFTSKNSFAPLLQNVVCYNCCNHGRIAKNYKQPIYFSPIKKSSQKKTTAGSDVKKQVKKVWVEKVSRGKCINSLFVQTTFRAQDKAVPWILDSDCSSHMTSDKNKFTELNQYEGGSVKFGNSESAKIVGKGTVHLDDGKVRTSDILYVSGLKHNLLSISQMCDKGHKIAQVDLAWLVKKKGFELTTYSDADWVGCVDDRKSTSRGAFYLGESLVTWHSKKQDSVSLSIVEAEYMAATSCCTQIL; from the exons ATGTCAGATACAGAACCGACCGATGAGGTAGAAATTAAGAAGTTTGAAAACAACCTAAAGGCAATGAATGCACTTAATAGTGCACTGACAAACACGGAGCTTGCAAAGGTCATGGATTGCAAGACAGCCAAGCAACTGTGGGACAGGCTTAAGG TTATTGAAGATCATGATGATATAGACAACTTGGCATTAGATGTTTTACAAGGAAAGCTGAAGGCTTATGAGATGAGAACTGGGAAAGGAAAAGGCAAAGTTGAAGATAAAGAACTTGCTTTTAAAGTAATGAAGAATATGAGAATTGAGGAAAATTCTGATATTGAGTTAgatagtgatgatgaggctGAAGCAAACTTTGTTAGAAAGCTCACCAGAGGAAAAGGTAAGTATCAAGGTAAGGTTCCTTTCAAGTGCTTTAGATGTGGTGATATTGGTCACTATGCTACCTCTTGTCCTCAAAAGAAGAATTTCAAAGGCAATGGTGAtgaagacaacaacaacaacaaagaaaaattcAATGGGAAGAAAAAGTTCACTAAGAGAAGATTCCCCAAGAAGAAGGTTTTTATCTCCAAGGAGAGTGATGACTCCTCATCTGATTCAAAGATTGATGAAGATTCAGACAGTGATATCAGTGAGTGTCTATTCATGGCTTATGAAATCAATAAGGATGAAAATCAGCCTTCTGAAGAGACAGAGAAAATGAAAGCTATAGTGGATCTTCAGGGTGAGTTAGAAGAGGCTCTTGAGAAGCTTGATactgagaagaaaaagaataagaagctGGTCAAGGTCTGtatgaaacaagaaaaagaattgGAGAGTTTGAAGGATAGCCAAACAACTTTGAATGATCTTGAGACTCAACTTGCATTCAAGGTTACTCACTGCAACAAGCTTGCTCAAGAAAATGAGGTTCTTCAAAGCCAAATCAAAGAGTATGAAGACAAAATCAACAATTATGAGCTGATGTGGGTTGAACTTAGTGAGTTGAAACAGAAAGTTAAAAAATTTGATGAGAATGGAGTATCTCAAGATATTCAGTTCACTCAATCTCAACCAAATGAGTCAAGTCAGATTCTTGAGAAGATCATCAATAATCAGAGACCAGCTAGCATGAAATCAAGTTTGGGGTATGTTCATATGGAATCATCTGGGAATAATGAGCAACTTACCAAAAACTTGAAGAAGATGGATTTTGTGAAAGAAAGCAATTCTACTGATGCAAGAGGAAAAGCTTCCCATGCAAGAA CCACTTGCAAGTTCAACTCAAAGCAAGTGTTTTTCACTAGTAAGAACTCTTTTGCACCTTTGTTGCAAAATGTGGTGTGTTACAATTGTTGCAATCATGGTCGCATTGCTAAGAATTACAAACAGCCCATCTATTTCTCTCCCATAAAGAAGTCAAGTCAAAAGAAGACTACAGCTGGTTCAGATGTGAAAAAGCAAGTTAAGAAGGTTTGGGTTGAAAAAGTTTCAAGAGGAAAGTGTATTAACTCTTTGTTTGTTCAAACTACTTTTAGAGCTCAAGACAAGGCTGTTCCATGGATCCTTGATAGTGATTGTTCAAGTCACATGACTAGTGACAAGAACAAGTTTACAGAGCTTAACCAGTATGAGGGAGGGTCTGTTAAGTTTGGAAACAGTGAGAGTGCCAAGATAGTTGGCAAGGGCACAGTGCATTTAGATGATGGGAAAGTGAGGACATCTGATATTTTATATGTTTCAGGTTTGAAGCATAATCTTCTCAGCATTAGTCAAATGTGTGACAAGGGACACAAG ATAGCACAGGTGGATCTTGCTTGGTTGGTCAAGAAGAAAGGATTTGAGTTGACAACCTactcagatgcagattgggtagGTTGTGTCGATGACAGGAAAAGCACTAGTAGAGGTGCATTCTATCTTGGAGAAAGTTTAGTCACATGGCATAGCAAAAAGCAAGACTCAGTTTCTCTTTCTATAGTTGAGGCTGAGTACATGGCAGCTACTTCTTGTTGCACTCAGATACTCTGA